The following proteins are encoded in a genomic region of Mycolicibacterium confluentis:
- a CDS encoding TetR/AcrR family transcriptional regulator: MTGGEAISDKQEQARLSVSRHACALFWERGVSGTSGDDIAEAAGLSTRTIWRYFRCKESCVEPLLARSTARFIDVLQRWPHELSLSEHLAVVSFSHPFSPQDIEDEISAMRIATMTSSEPALRTAYLMVHDQMEQGFIPVIADRLGLPESDLTVRLSAAAITGAFRVVDEDVSRAVVIDGKKVTAEQTLALIDRAIREATNGRLGGPVTR, translated from the coding sequence GTGACAGGAGGTGAAGCCATCAGCGACAAACAGGAGCAGGCGCGTCTCTCGGTGTCCCGGCACGCCTGCGCGCTCTTCTGGGAACGGGGAGTCTCCGGCACCAGCGGCGACGACATCGCCGAGGCCGCCGGACTGTCCACCCGCACGATCTGGCGGTACTTCCGCTGCAAGGAGAGTTGCGTCGAACCACTGCTCGCGCGGTCGACGGCGCGGTTCATCGACGTTCTGCAGCGGTGGCCACATGAGCTGTCACTCTCGGAGCACCTTGCCGTGGTCAGCTTTTCGCATCCGTTCTCACCACAGGACATCGAAGATGAGATCAGCGCGATGCGCATCGCGACCATGACCTCGTCCGAACCCGCCCTGCGCACTGCGTATCTGATGGTGCATGACCAGATGGAACAGGGCTTCATCCCGGTCATCGCCGACCGCCTGGGCCTACCCGAATCCGACCTCACGGTGCGACTGAGCGCTGCAGCGATCACCGGCGCGTTCCGCGTGGTCGACGAGGACGTCAGCCGAGCAGTGGTCATCGACGGCAAGAAGGTCACCGCGGAGCAGACACTGGCCCTCATCGACCGCGCCATTCGCGAAGCCACCAACGGCCGGCTTGGCGGACCCGTCACCCGATAA
- a CDS encoding LLM class F420-dependent oxidoreductase — MDFGLVLFTSDRGIAPAAAAKLADDHGFTTFYVPEHTHIPIKRQAAHPTTGDESLPDDRYMRTLDPWVSLGTAAAVTSRVRLSTAVALPVEHDPITLAKSIATLDHLSGGRVSLGVGFGWNTDELADHKVPPGRRRTMLREYLEAMRALWTQEEAEYDGEFVQFGPSWAWPKPVQSHIPVLVGAAGTEKNFKWISRSADGWITTPRDFNIDDPVKLLQDTWAGAGRDGAPQIVALDFKPDPDKLAHWRDLGVTEVLFGLPDKPEAEVAAYVERLAGKLAAL, encoded by the coding sequence ATGGATTTCGGGCTTGTGCTCTTCACCAGCGACCGGGGCATCGCGCCCGCCGCAGCGGCCAAACTTGCCGATGACCACGGCTTCACCACCTTCTACGTGCCTGAGCACACCCACATCCCGATCAAGCGGCAGGCCGCGCACCCCACCACGGGCGACGAGAGCCTGCCCGACGATCGCTACATGCGGACGCTGGATCCGTGGGTGTCCCTGGGCACCGCGGCGGCCGTCACGTCGCGCGTGCGGTTGTCCACCGCCGTCGCCCTGCCCGTCGAGCACGACCCCATCACGCTGGCCAAGTCCATCGCGACGCTGGACCACCTCTCCGGCGGGCGGGTGTCGTTGGGCGTCGGATTCGGTTGGAACACCGACGAACTGGCCGACCACAAGGTGCCGCCCGGCCGGCGCCGCACCATGCTGCGGGAGTACCTCGAGGCGATGCGGGCGCTGTGGACGCAGGAGGAGGCCGAATACGACGGCGAATTCGTGCAGTTCGGCCCGTCCTGGGCGTGGCCCAAGCCCGTGCAGTCCCACATCCCCGTGCTCGTCGGCGCAGCGGGCACGGAGAAGAACTTCAAGTGGATCTCCCGGTCCGCCGACGGGTGGATCACCACGCCGCGCGACTTCAACATCGACGACCCGGTGAAACTGCTGCAGGACACCTGGGCGGGCGCCGGTCGCGACGGCGCACCGCAGATCGTCGCGCTGGACTTCAAGCCGGACCCCGACAAGCTCGCCCACTGGCGCGATCTCGGGGTCACCGAGGTGCTGTTCGGCCTGCCCGACAAGCCGGAGGCCGAGGTCGCGGCCTACGTCGAACGGCTGGCCGGCAAGCTCGCCGCGCTCTGA
- a CDS encoding DUF5336 domain-containing protein produces MTYSSGSPGGSGYQPAQPPGSYGAPASVGQAADGGPSRLPQYLTIAVVALGFIAYLVTFGPMFTLSTEMGSFVSEISATGSGLPVLGVLTAALLAAVSLLPKAHNYYAVIAVLATLGLLLAISDLIGKPEGFAVGWAFWVFLAASLLQTIAAIGALLLESGVITPPAPRPKYDQPQYGQYGPPGGYYGQQPGAPGPGQGQRPGYPSQYGGGYPQQQGPSAGGYGAPQGGAQQGPPTPPTGYPSFSPPPAVGSAQPPSGGYTPGAPTQQAPTPPTGPTTP; encoded by the coding sequence ATGACCTACTCATCCGGCTCACCCGGCGGCTCTGGCTACCAGCCCGCCCAGCCCCCCGGTTCGTACGGCGCCCCGGCGTCCGTCGGCCAGGCGGCTGACGGCGGTCCGAGCAGACTGCCGCAGTACTTGACGATCGCCGTGGTGGCCCTCGGGTTCATCGCCTACCTGGTGACCTTCGGCCCCATGTTCACCCTCAGCACCGAGATGGGCTCGTTCGTGAGCGAAATCTCGGCGACCGGCAGCGGACTGCCGGTCCTCGGCGTACTGACCGCGGCGCTGCTCGCCGCGGTCAGCCTGCTGCCGAAGGCGCACAACTACTACGCGGTCATCGCGGTGCTCGCGACGCTCGGCCTGCTGCTGGCGATCTCCGATCTGATCGGCAAGCCCGAGGGCTTCGCGGTCGGTTGGGCGTTCTGGGTGTTCCTCGCCGCTTCTCTGCTGCAGACCATCGCCGCGATCGGCGCCCTGCTGCTCGAGTCCGGGGTGATCACCCCGCCCGCGCCGCGGCCCAAGTACGACCAGCCCCAGTACGGGCAGTACGGCCCGCCCGGGGGTTACTACGGCCAGCAGCCCGGCGCGCCGGGCCCCGGCCAGGGACAGCGTCCCGGCTACCCGTCGCAGTACGGCGGCGGCTACCCGCAGCAGCAGGGGCCGTCGGCCGGCGGCTACGGAGCACCGCAGGGTGGCGCACAGCAGGGTCCGCCGACTCCGCCGACCGGGTACCCGAGCTTCAGCCCGCCGCCCGCGGTGGGTTCGGCTCAGCCGCCGAGCGGTGGGTACACCCCGGGTGCTCCCACCCAGCAGGCGCCCACGCCGCCCACCGGCCCGACCACGCCCTAG
- a CDS encoding M23 family metallopeptidase — protein MATHHSTPASRSGTSRSARRAEQDFHPNEVTDIVPFNEFGSLDDLDFQASAFDTATDVLRAPELDDLADIEETPFQLMRRMDLNVIHDPDATDVIPRISGAQHRKPAASALKGRVMIAAMAAGAAAAAAHSAVNPSDKASAETLLASDTTLGDTPNVTGTARGMQVVSVTPALNSTLHSEELAKGAAYAQERAEREARLARPLFAKPTQGIFTSGFGYRWGALHAGVDLAGPIGTPIYAVADGVVIDVGPTAGYGAWVKLRHSDGTVTLYGHINTWTVSIGQRVFAGDQIATIGNRGFSTGPHCHFEVMPNGSDRIDPVPWLSQRGISVGGYAG, from the coding sequence TTGGCAACGCATCATTCGACACCGGCATCACGCTCGGGAACGTCGAGGAGCGCGCGCCGCGCAGAGCAGGATTTCCACCCCAATGAAGTGACCGACATCGTGCCGTTCAACGAGTTCGGCAGCCTCGATGACCTCGACTTTCAGGCCAGCGCCTTCGACACCGCGACCGACGTCCTGCGCGCTCCGGAACTCGACGATCTCGCCGACATCGAAGAGACGCCGTTCCAGCTGATGCGCCGCATGGATCTGAACGTGATCCACGATCCCGACGCGACCGACGTGATCCCGCGGATCAGTGGGGCCCAGCACCGCAAGCCCGCCGCGAGCGCCCTCAAGGGCCGCGTGATGATCGCGGCGATGGCCGCGGGAGCCGCCGCCGCGGCCGCGCACAGTGCCGTCAACCCGTCGGACAAGGCCTCGGCCGAGACCCTGCTGGCCTCCGACACGACGCTGGGCGACACCCCCAACGTGACGGGCACCGCCCGCGGTATGCAGGTCGTCAGCGTGACGCCCGCGCTCAACAGCACCCTGCACTCCGAGGAACTCGCCAAGGGCGCCGCCTACGCGCAGGAGCGCGCCGAGCGTGAGGCCCGACTGGCCCGCCCGCTGTTCGCCAAGCCCACTCAGGGCATCTTCACCTCCGGCTTCGGTTACCGCTGGGGCGCCCTGCACGCGGGCGTCGACCTCGCCGGCCCGATCGGCACCCCGATCTACGCCGTCGCGGACGGTGTCGTGATCGACGTCGGCCCCACCGCGGGCTACGGCGCCTGGGTCAAGCTGCGGCACTCCGACGGCACCGTGACCCTCTACGGCCACATCAACACCTGGACGGTCAGCATCGGCCAGCGCGTGTTCGCCGGCGACCAGATCGCCACCATCGGCAACCGCGGCTTCTCGACGGGCCCGCACTGCCACTTCGAGGTCATGCCCAACGGCTCGGATCGCATCGACCCGGTGCCGTGGTTGTCCCAGCGCGGCATCAGCGTCGGCGGCTACGCCGGCTGA
- the sfnG gene encoding dimethylsulfone monooxygenase SfnG, with protein MTTERISDHVKFAYWVPNVSGGLVTSDIEQRTDWNYEYNKKLAQTAENNGFEYALSQVRYEASYGAEYQHESTSFSLALLLATERLKVIAAVHPGLWQPAVLAKLGATADHLSNGRFAVNVVSGWFKDEFTHLGEPWLEHDERYRRSAEFLQVLRKIWTEDDVDFRGDFYRIHDFTLKPKPLNTAERPNPELFQGGNSTAARRNGGHYADWYFSNGKDFDGITEQVVEVRDHARDAGREVKFGLNGFIIARDTEKEARETLREIIAKANRPAVEGFRGAVQQAGNSTSDKKGMWADSSFEDLVQYNDGFRTGLIGTPEQIAERIAAYRKRGVDLILGGFLHFQEEIEYFGANVLPLVREIEAAELGTLDAPVLASV; from the coding sequence ATGACGACCGAACGCATCTCCGACCACGTCAAGTTCGCCTACTGGGTGCCCAACGTCAGCGGCGGTCTGGTCACCAGCGACATCGAGCAGCGCACCGACTGGAACTACGAGTACAACAAGAAACTCGCCCAGACCGCGGAGAACAACGGGTTCGAGTACGCCCTGAGCCAGGTGCGTTACGAGGCCAGCTACGGCGCCGAGTACCAGCACGAGTCGACCAGCTTCTCGCTGGCCCTGCTGCTGGCCACCGAACGCCTGAAGGTCATCGCCGCGGTGCACCCGGGCCTGTGGCAGCCGGCCGTGCTGGCCAAGCTCGGCGCCACCGCCGACCACCTGTCCAACGGGCGGTTCGCCGTCAACGTGGTGTCCGGCTGGTTCAAGGACGAGTTCACCCACCTCGGCGAACCGTGGCTCGAGCATGACGAGCGGTACCGCCGCAGCGCCGAGTTCCTGCAGGTGCTGCGCAAGATCTGGACGGAGGACGACGTCGATTTCCGTGGCGACTTCTACCGCATCCACGACTTCACGCTCAAGCCCAAGCCGCTGAACACGGCCGAGCGCCCCAACCCCGAGTTGTTCCAGGGCGGCAACTCGACGGCGGCCCGTCGCAACGGCGGCCACTACGCCGACTGGTACTTCTCCAACGGCAAGGACTTCGACGGCATCACCGAGCAGGTCGTCGAGGTGCGCGACCACGCGCGCGACGCGGGCCGCGAGGTCAAGTTCGGCCTCAACGGATTCATCATCGCTCGGGACACAGAAAAAGAAGCAAGGGAGACGCTTCGCGAGATCATCGCCAAGGCCAACCGGCCCGCGGTCGAGGGGTTCCGCGGGGCGGTGCAGCAGGCCGGCAACTCGACGAGCGACAAGAAGGGCATGTGGGCCGACTCGTCGTTCGAGGATCTGGTGCAGTACAACGACGGCTTCCGCACCGGCCTGATCGGCACTCCGGAGCAGATCGCCGAGCGCATCGCGGCCTACCGCAAGCGTGGCGTCGACCTGATTCTGGGCGGATTCCTGCATTTCCAGGAGGAGATCGAATACTTCGGCGCCAACGTGCTTCCGCTGGTGCGCGAGATCGAGGCCGCTGAGCTGGGGACGCTCGACGCGCCGGTACTGGCCTCCGTTTAA
- a CDS encoding S9 family peptidase, which produces MPLPQLISVEDFFNPPQRAGAAISPDGTRIAYLAPWQNRLNIWVQGVDGTDEPRCVTADEDRSVYIFSWTQDSRWLLYMQDEGGNERWHVYRVDPDDPDAPAEDLTPFPGARASFELLKGRPGKAVVQHNARNAELMDAYELDIATGDLTLLAENPGTVISWISGPSGDLFTNTLTADGDIEVSQWDSATSSLRPIKVYEGRDYPLGIYPVAVAPDGTGLWLGSYEGSERLRLARLDVASGEEIEVDTHPTFDLGAQIMLPSPFILSEQTGELIGARYYGERQVIHALDDDFAEVLAALTNLSDGDLAGMSCDDSGQRWVVSFTQDRDPGLTYFYDHSTGESRLLFQPFPHLDPAALAPMTPVTITARDGLPLHSYLTLPVGVPPENLPLVLLVHGGPWARDYWGFQPDVQLLANRGYAVLQVNFRGSTGFGKSFTQAAIGEFAGRMHDDLIDAVDWAVKQGYADRDRVAIFGGSYGGYATLVGVTFTPDVFAAAIDYVGISSLPNFLRTLPDVARRFLASNWHLYVGDPSDPEQEADMLARSPITKVDRIRTPLLVVQGANDTRVVQAESDNMVDALRARGVEVEYMVKADEGHGFVNPENSIDMYHAVERFLAQHLGGRA; this is translated from the coding sequence ATGCCTCTCCCCCAACTCATTTCGGTGGAGGACTTCTTCAACCCGCCCCAGCGTGCCGGTGCCGCGATCTCACCGGACGGAACCAGAATCGCCTATCTGGCACCGTGGCAGAACCGGCTGAACATCTGGGTGCAGGGTGTGGACGGCACCGACGAACCCCGGTGCGTCACTGCGGATGAGGATCGCAGCGTCTACATCTTCAGCTGGACCCAGGACTCCCGGTGGCTGCTCTACATGCAGGACGAGGGCGGCAACGAGCGCTGGCACGTCTACCGGGTGGATCCCGACGACCCGGATGCCCCCGCCGAGGATCTCACGCCGTTTCCGGGAGCACGGGCCTCGTTCGAGTTGCTCAAGGGCCGCCCAGGCAAGGCCGTCGTTCAGCACAACGCCCGCAACGCCGAATTGATGGACGCCTACGAACTCGACATCGCCACCGGTGACCTCACCCTGCTCGCCGAGAATCCCGGCACCGTCATCAGTTGGATCAGCGGTCCCAGCGGTGACCTGTTCACCAACACCCTGACCGCCGACGGGGATATCGAGGTCTCGCAATGGGATTCTGCCACCTCGTCGCTGCGCCCAATCAAGGTCTACGAGGGCCGGGACTACCCACTCGGCATCTACCCCGTCGCCGTCGCCCCAGACGGCACCGGCCTCTGGCTGGGCTCCTACGAGGGCAGCGAACGCCTGCGACTGGCCCGCCTCGACGTGGCGTCCGGGGAGGAGATCGAGGTGGACACCCACCCGACCTTCGACCTCGGGGCGCAGATCATGCTGCCGTCACCGTTCATCCTCAGCGAGCAGACCGGTGAACTGATCGGTGCCCGCTATTACGGTGAGCGACAGGTGATCCACGCCCTCGACGACGATTTCGCCGAGGTTCTGGCCGCACTGACGAATCTGTCCGACGGTGACCTCGCCGGAATGTCCTGCGACGACAGCGGACAACGTTGGGTGGTCAGCTTCACCCAGGACCGCGATCCGGGCCTCACCTATTTCTACGACCATTCGACAGGTGAGAGCCGGTTGTTGTTCCAGCCGTTCCCGCATCTGGATCCTGCCGCGCTGGCTCCGATGACACCGGTCACGATCACCGCGCGCGACGGACTGCCCCTGCATTCGTATCTGACGCTGCCGGTGGGCGTCCCGCCGGAGAATCTGCCGCTGGTGCTTCTGGTGCACGGCGGTCCGTGGGCACGCGACTACTGGGGCTTCCAGCCCGACGTGCAACTGCTGGCCAATCGCGGATATGCGGTGCTGCAGGTCAACTTTCGCGGATCCACCGGTTTTGGCAAGTCTTTCACCCAGGCCGCGATCGGCGAGTTCGCCGGCCGGATGCACGACGATCTGATCGATGCAGTGGACTGGGCCGTCAAGCAGGGGTACGCCGACCGCGACCGGGTCGCGATCTTCGGCGGGTCCTACGGCGGGTACGCCACGCTGGTCGGCGTCACGTTCACCCCGGACGTGTTCGCCGCGGCCATCGACTACGTCGGGATCTCCAGTCTGCCCAACTTCCTGCGGACCCTGCCCGACGTCGCCCGCCGGTTCCTGGCCAGCAACTGGCACCTCTACGTCGGCGATCCTTCGGATCCGGAACAGGAGGCCGATATGTTGGCCCGTTCCCCCATCACCAAGGTGGATCGGATCCGCACCCCGCTGCTTGTGGTGCAGGGCGCCAACGACACTCGGGTGGTACAGGCCGAATCGGACAACATGGTCGACGCCCTGCGCGCCCGCGGCGTCGAGGTTGAGTACATGGTCAAGGCCGACGAGGGGCACGGTTTCGTCAACCCGGAGAACAGCATCGACATGTATCACGCGGTGGAGCGGTTCCTCGCGCAGCATCTCGGTGGCCGGGCCTGA
- the sucD gene encoding succinate--CoA ligase subunit alpha: protein MSIFLNKDSKVIVQGITGGEGTKHTKLMLKAGTQVVGGVNARKAGTTVSHVDKDGNDIELPVFGTVAEAIKETGADVSIAFVPPAFSKDAIIEAIDAEIPLLVVITEGIPVQDSAYAWAYNVEKGQKTRIIGPNCPGIITPGESLVGITPNNITGKGPIGLVSKSGTLTYQMMYELRDLGFSTAIGIGGDPVIGTTHIDAIEAFEKDPETKLIVMIGEIGGDAEEKAAAYIKANVTKPVVGYVAGFTAPEGKTMGHAGAIVSDGAGTAAGKQEALEAAGVAVGKTPSETAAKARELLANL from the coding sequence ATGTCCATCTTCCTGAACAAGGACTCCAAGGTCATCGTCCAGGGCATCACCGGCGGTGAGGGCACCAAGCACACCAAGCTGATGCTGAAGGCCGGCACCCAGGTCGTCGGCGGCGTCAACGCCCGCAAGGCCGGGACCACCGTGTCGCACGTCGACAAGGACGGCAACGACATCGAACTGCCGGTGTTCGGCACCGTCGCCGAGGCCATCAAGGAGACCGGCGCCGACGTGTCGATCGCCTTCGTGCCGCCGGCGTTCTCCAAGGACGCCATCATCGAGGCCATCGACGCCGAGATCCCGCTTCTCGTGGTCATCACCGAGGGAATCCCGGTGCAGGACAGCGCGTATGCGTGGGCCTACAACGTCGAGAAGGGGCAGAAGACTCGCATCATCGGCCCCAACTGCCCCGGCATCATCACTCCGGGTGAGTCGCTGGTCGGCATCACGCCGAACAACATCACCGGCAAGGGCCCGATCGGTCTGGTGTCGAAGTCCGGCACCCTGACCTACCAGATGATGTACGAGCTGCGCGATCTCGGCTTCTCCACCGCCATCGGTATCGGTGGCGACCCGGTCATCGGCACCACCCACATCGACGCCATCGAGGCGTTCGAGAAGGATCCCGAGACCAAGCTGATCGTGATGATCGGTGAGATCGGCGGCGACGCCGAGGAGAAGGCCGCGGCTTACATCAAGGCCAACGTCACCAAGCCGGTCGTCGGCTACGTCGCCGGCTTCACCGCTCCCGAGGGCAAGACCATGGGCCACGCGGGCGCCATCGTCTCCGACGGTGCGGGCACTGCCGCCGGCAAGCAGGAGGCGCTCGAGGCTGCCGGTGTCGCGGTCGGGAAGACGCCGTCCGAGACCGCCGCCAAGGCGCGCGAGCTCCTCGCGAACCTGTAA
- a CDS encoding acetyl-CoA acetyltransferase, with the protein MTVDPRTPVVVGVGQFTERIEDSGYRGMSAVELATEAARAALADTEVDVAAVAAAIDVFVGLRQFEICTPFSSPPLGASDNYLRSVAGRIGADPKRAVLEPLGGHGPQKVLTEFAGAIAAGEADVVLVLGSEPGSTTRHFAKRDDKPDFTEHVGGQLEDRGFGFDQYISEYTVKHGLTGAPVQYGLLENARRARLGVGAADYRQQMAELFAPFSKVAAKNPFSSSPVERSVDELVTVTAENRMICDPYPRLMVARDQVNQGAATLVMSVDAARRLGVPEDKWVYLHGHADLVEQELLVREDLGASASAELAVTGALNMAGIGLDEIASFDLYSCFPFPVFAVCDSTGLAADDPRGLTLTGGLPYFGGPGNSYSLHGIAETVSEMRDRPGHFGLVGANGGVMSKYSAGVYSTEPAAWRADDSARLQAQINTLSQVTVTRDLNGRGTIETYSVRYDWPERTGIIIGRVDADNSRFMAITTDADLLALMTDGDPLGAAIQVAAADGVNSATLA; encoded by the coding sequence ATGACTGTGGATCCACGCACGCCCGTCGTCGTCGGCGTCGGTCAGTTCACCGAGCGCATCGAGGACTCGGGCTACCGGGGCATGTCGGCGGTGGAACTGGCCACCGAGGCGGCCCGTGCGGCCCTGGCCGACACCGAGGTCGACGTCGCCGCTGTCGCCGCAGCCATTGACGTGTTCGTGGGCCTGCGGCAGTTCGAGATCTGCACCCCCTTCAGCAGCCCACCCCTGGGCGCCTCCGACAACTACTTGCGGTCGGTCGCGGGCCGAATCGGCGCCGACCCGAAGCGGGCGGTCCTGGAACCACTGGGTGGGCACGGCCCGCAGAAGGTGCTCACCGAGTTCGCCGGCGCCATTGCGGCAGGCGAGGCCGACGTCGTCCTGGTGCTCGGTTCGGAACCCGGTTCGACGACGCGGCACTTCGCCAAACGGGACGACAAGCCCGACTTCACCGAACACGTCGGGGGTCAACTCGAGGACCGCGGTTTCGGATTCGATCAGTACATCAGCGAGTACACCGTCAAGCATGGCCTGACCGGTGCGCCCGTGCAGTACGGCCTCCTGGAGAACGCACGCCGGGCTCGCCTGGGTGTCGGTGCCGCCGACTACCGGCAGCAGATGGCCGAGCTTTTCGCGCCGTTCTCGAAAGTTGCTGCCAAGAACCCCTTCTCGTCGTCTCCGGTGGAGCGCTCGGTCGACGAACTCGTCACCGTCACGGCCGAGAACCGGATGATCTGTGACCCCTATCCGCGCCTGATGGTCGCCCGCGATCAGGTGAACCAGGGTGCGGCAACTCTGGTGATGTCGGTGGACGCGGCGCGGCGCCTCGGTGTGCCCGAGGACAAGTGGGTCTACCTGCATGGCCATGCCGACCTCGTCGAGCAGGAACTGCTGGTCCGAGAAGACCTGGGCGCCAGCGCATCAGCGGAGCTGGCCGTCACGGGCGCGCTGAACATGGCGGGTATCGGCCTCGATGAGATCGCCAGCTTTGATCTCTACAGCTGCTTCCCGTTCCCGGTCTTCGCGGTGTGCGACTCGACCGGACTCGCGGCCGACGACCCGCGTGGGCTGACCCTGACCGGCGGGCTGCCGTACTTCGGAGGGCCAGGAAACAGTTACTCGCTGCACGGCATTGCCGAGACCGTCTCGGAGATGCGTGACCGGCCCGGCCATTTCGGTCTCGTCGGCGCCAACGGCGGTGTGATGAGCAAGTATTCGGCGGGTGTGTACTCCACCGAGCCCGCCGCGTGGAGGGCCGACGACAGCGCGCGACTCCAGGCCCAGATCAACACACTGTCCCAAGTCACCGTCACCCGGGACCTCAACGGCCGCGGCACAATCGAGACGTACTCGGTGCGCTACGACTGGCCCGAGCGCACCGGGATCATCATCGGCAGGGTGGACGCCGACAACAGTCGGTTCATGGCCATCACGACCGACGCCGACCTGCTGGCGCTGATGACCGACGGTGACCCGCTGGGTGCGGCGATCCAGGTGGCCGCCGCCGACGGCGTCAACTCAGCGACGCTGGCGTAA
- the sucC gene encoding ADP-forming succinate--CoA ligase subunit beta, with protein sequence MDLFEYQAKELFAKHNVPTTPGRVTDSAEGAKAIAEEIGKPVMVKAQVKVGGRGKAGGVKYAATPEDAFTHSQNILGLDIKGHVVKKLLVAEASDIAEEYYISFLLDRSNRTYLAMCSVEGGMEIEEVAATKPERLAKVPVNAVKGVDLAFARSIAEQGHLPAEVLDAAAVTIQKLWEVFVGEDATLVEVNPLVRTPDDQILALDGKVTLDANADFRQPGHAEFEDKDATDPLELKAKENDLNYVKLDGEVGIIGNGAGLVMSTLDVVAYAGEKHGGVKPANFLDIGGGASAEVMAAGLDVILNDAQVKSVFVNVFGGITACDAVANGIVQALQILGDEANKPLVVRLDGNNVEEGRRILAEANHPLVVQAETMDSGADKAAELANK encoded by the coding sequence ATGGATCTATTCGAGTATCAGGCGAAGGAACTGTTCGCCAAGCACAACGTCCCCACCACTCCGGGACGGGTCACCGATTCCGCCGAAGGCGCCAAGGCGATCGCCGAGGAGATCGGCAAGCCGGTCATGGTCAAGGCGCAGGTCAAGGTCGGCGGCCGCGGTAAGGCCGGCGGCGTGAAGTACGCGGCCACCCCTGAGGACGCCTTCACCCACTCCCAGAACATTCTCGGCCTGGACATCAAGGGCCACGTCGTGAAGAAGCTCCTCGTCGCTGAGGCCAGCGACATCGCCGAGGAGTACTACATCTCCTTCCTGCTCGACCGTTCCAATCGCACCTACCTGGCGATGTGCTCGGTTGAGGGCGGCATGGAGATCGAAGAGGTCGCCGCGACCAAGCCCGAGCGCCTCGCCAAGGTCCCCGTCAACGCCGTCAAGGGTGTCGACCTGGCGTTCGCGCGCTCGATCGCCGAGCAGGGCCACCTGCCAGCGGAGGTGCTCGACGCCGCCGCCGTGACCATCCAGAAGCTCTGGGAGGTCTTCGTCGGTGAGGACGCGACGCTGGTCGAGGTCAACCCGCTGGTGCGCACGCCCGACGATCAGATTCTGGCGCTGGACGGCAAGGTCACCCTGGACGCCAACGCCGACTTCCGTCAGCCGGGTCACGCGGAGTTCGAAGACAAGGACGCCACTGATCCCCTCGAGCTGAAGGCCAAGGAGAACGACCTCAACTACGTCAAGCTCGACGGCGAGGTCGGCATCATCGGTAACGGCGCCGGCCTGGTTATGTCGACGCTGGACGTCGTGGCCTACGCCGGGGAGAAGCACGGCGGCGTGAAGCCGGCCAACTTCCTCGACATCGGCGGTGGCGCCTCGGCCGAGGTGATGGCAGCCGGTCTGGACGTCATCCTCAACGATGCGCAGGTCAAGAGCGTGTTCGTGAACGTGTTCGGCGGCATCACCGCGTGTGACGCGGTCGCCAACGGCATCGTGCAGGCGCTGCAGATCCTCGGTGACGAGGCCAACAAGCCGCTGGTCGTGCGTCTCGACGGCAATAACGTCGAAGAGGGCCGTCGCATCCTGGCCGAGGCCAACCATCCGTTGGTAGTCCAGGCAGAAACCATGGACTCCGGGGCCGACAAGGCCGCCGAGCTGGCGAATAAGTAA